The DNA sequence CGAAACGCACGGGGTTTTTGCGCCCGGCGAACGCCAGCAGATCAGTCCTGCCTGGCGAACGCCTGCCCGGCGTCCCAGCCCCCGCCCAACGCGGCAATCAGTTGCACGCTGGCCACCAGACGCCCTTGCAGCAGGTTCAACACACTGCGCTCGTTGCTCAATGCCGTGGTCTGCACATTCACTACATCCAGGTAGCCGATCAGCCCAGCGCGGTACTGGTTCTCGGTCAGGCGCAGCGACTCGCGAGCAGCATCCAGCGCTTCCTGGCGCACCACCGCTTCATCGCCATACACCTTCAACTGCACCAGCAGGTTCTCCACTTCCTTGAAGCCATCGAGCACGGTCTGGCGGTATTGCGCCACGGTCTGGTCATACACCGCCACGGTGCGGTCCACCTCGGCGCTGCGCTTGCCGGCGTCGAACAGGGTCAGCGCCAACTGCGGGCCCACCGACCAGTAGCGGTTGGGCAGCTCGATCCAATTGTTGAAGCTGCTGCTGGAATAGCCACCACTCATGCTCAGGCTGAGGTCGGGGAAATATGCCGCGCGCGCCACACCGATGTTGGCGTTGGCAGCCATCACATTGCGTTCGGCGGCGGCGATGTCCGGGCGCCGCTCGAGCAACTGCGAAGGCAGGGACACCGGTATCTGCGGCAGCGCCGGTATGCTCTTGCTGTCGGCCAGGGCAAACTCGGCCGGCGTCTTGCCCAGCAACACGGCGATGGCGTTCTCGAATTGCGCGCGCTGCCAGGCCAGGTCGATCAGGTCGGCCTGGGTGGTTTTCAGCTGGGTACGCGCCTGGGCCACCGCATCCGGGCCGGCAACGCCCGCGCGGTACTGGTTCTGGTTCATCCGCAGCGAACGTTCATAGGCGGCCACGGTGGCTTCCAGCAGGCGCTTCTGCTCATCGATCACCCGCAGTTGCAGGTAGTTCTGCACCAGTTCCGACTGTTGGCTGAGGCGGATCGAGGCCAGGTCGGCCAGGC is a window from the Pseudomonas anuradhapurensis genome containing:
- a CDS encoding efflux transporter outer membrane subunit, giving the protein MTFAQTPLHRTLQVLARARGSRLLGAGLCVALLSACTLSPDYHRPEMSGTAQFKHAEGWTQATPSDAIARGAWWEIYGDAGLNALVEELNRSNQTVAQSEAQYRQAQALVRSSRAALFPSLDLSVGKNRSAQGTGSSSSSLSNNSSGIRNTYNAQLGVSWEIDLWGKLRETLDANQASAEASLADLASIRLSQQSELVQNYLQLRVIDEQKRLLEATVAAYERSLRMNQNQYRAGVAGPDAVAQARTQLKTTQADLIDLAWQRAQFENAIAVLLGKTPAEFALADSKSIPALPQIPVSLPSQLLERRPDIAAAERNVMAANANIGVARAAYFPDLSLSMSGGYSSSSFNNWIELPNRYWSVGPQLALTLFDAGKRSAEVDRTVAVYDQTVAQYRQTVLDGFKEVENLLVQLKVYGDEAVVRQEALDAARESLRLTENQYRAGLIGYLDVVNVQTTALSNERSVLNLLQGRLVASVQLIAALGGGWDAGQAFARQD